One segment of Marvinbryantia formatexigens DSM 14469 DNA contains the following:
- a CDS encoding leucine-rich repeat protein — translation MEIISRTENDQVIVTRCLGTEQRVALPEQIDGLPVTALEDYAFSPAKPQADEETAICGEKLLEIRLPQEMRRIGGYAFYGCRRLERMTLYHRTEDIAGGAFTGCYRLRELYVYMQDAWGYCLKDIVSELRQELRVTLDYGNGKAAMLLFPEYYEEAVENTPARILETHFHGSGYHYRQCFRDGELNFQEYDRLFGEAAAWESVDFCIELCLLRLRYPYRLSEDAGGIYQAWLMEHRREAASWCLAFEQQEALEYLCTFIDWSAQELEELIREANEGNRMESQSFLMDYKYRSRKRSVQSFEL, via the coding sequence ATGGAAATTATCAGCCGTACAGAAAATGATCAGGTGATAGTGACGCGCTGTCTGGGAACGGAGCAGCGCGTTGCTCTGCCGGAGCAGATAGACGGGCTGCCGGTGACAGCCCTGGAGGATTATGCGTTCTCTCCCGCAAAGCCCCAGGCGGATGAAGAAACGGCAATCTGCGGGGAAAAGCTGCTGGAGATACGACTTCCGCAGGAGATGCGCAGAATCGGCGGCTATGCATTTTATGGATGCCGGCGGCTGGAGCGCATGACGCTGTATCACCGGACGGAGGATATTGCGGGAGGAGCTTTTACCGGCTGCTACCGGCTGCGGGAGCTGTATGTGTATATGCAGGATGCCTGGGGATATTGTCTGAAGGATATTGTCAGCGAGCTGCGCCAGGAGCTGCGGGTAACGCTGGATTACGGGAACGGGAAAGCCGCCATGCTGCTGTTTCCGGAATATTATGAGGAAGCGGTGGAAAATACGCCGGCGCGGATTCTGGAAACGCATTTTCACGGCTCCGGCTATCATTACCGGCAGTGTTTCCGCGACGGGGAGCTGAATTTCCAGGAATATGACAGGTTATTCGGGGAAGCGGCGGCATGGGAGAGCGTTGATTTCTGTATCGAGCTGTGTCTGCTGAGGCTTCGGTACCCTTACCGGCTTTCGGAGGATGCCGGCGGAATCTACCAGGCATGGCTGATGGAGCACCGGAGAGAGGCGGCTTCGTGGTGTCTGGCATTTGAGCAACAGGAGGCGCTGGAATATCTCTGTACCTTTATCGACTGGAGCGCGCAGGAGCTGGAGGAGCTGATACGGGAGGCGAACGAAGGAAACCGTATGGAGAGCCAGAGCTTTCTGATGGATTATAAATACCGCAGCCGGAAGCGGAGCGTGCAGAGCTTTGAACTGTGA
- a CDS encoding DegV family protein: MSYKVVIDSCGELTGNMKKDGHFESVPLTINVDDFVIIDDETFDQADFLARVAASPECPKSACPSPEAYKNAFDCGAEHVYAVTLSAELSGSYNSAVLGKNLFLEEHPDKKAYVFNSCSASIGETLIGLKIQECEEAGMPFEEVVKTVEAYIARKKTYFVLETLETLRKNGRLSTMKAFLATALKIKPVMHGTQEGTIEQLAQVRGINKALVKMVEILVQQAEHTEERILAISHCNCPERAQMVKDAILEKIKVKDTIVLDTRGISSMYASDGGVIVVL, encoded by the coding sequence ATGAGCTATAAAGTGGTAATCGACAGTTGCGGAGAATTAACCGGTAACATGAAAAAGGACGGTCATTTTGAGAGTGTCCCGCTTACCATAAATGTGGATGATTTTGTAATTATAGATGATGAAACGTTCGACCAGGCGGATTTCCTGGCGCGCGTTGCGGCAAGTCCGGAGTGTCCGAAGTCCGCCTGTCCGTCACCGGAGGCATATAAAAATGCGTTCGACTGCGGAGCGGAGCACGTATATGCCGTCACGCTGTCTGCGGAGCTGAGCGGCTCCTACAACAGCGCGGTTCTCGGAAAGAATCTGTTCCTGGAGGAGCATCCGGATAAGAAGGCATATGTGTTTAATTCCTGCTCGGCGTCCATCGGAGAGACGCTGATTGGTCTGAAAATCCAGGAGTGCGAGGAAGCCGGGATGCCCTTCGAGGAAGTTGTAAAGACGGTGGAAGCCTACATCGCCAGGAAAAAGACGTATTTCGTTCTGGAAACACTGGAGACGCTGCGCAAGAACGGGCGTTTGAGTACAATGAAGGCGTTTCTGGCAACTGCCCTGAAGATTAAGCCGGTAATGCACGGCACACAGGAGGGCACCATCGAGCAGCTTGCGCAGGTGCGCGGAATCAACAAGGCGCTGGTAAAGATGGTGGAGATTCTGGTGCAGCAGGCGGAGCATACGGAAGAGCGGATTCTCGCCATTTCCCACTGCAACTGCCCGGAGCGGGCGCAGATGGTAAAGGATGCCATCCTGGAGAAAATTAAGGTAAAGGATACGATCGTGCTGGATACCCGCGGTATCAGCAGCATGTATGCAAGCGACGGCGGCGTCATCGTTGTATTATAA
- a CDS encoding DUF5721 family protein — translation MNKLFLGDSFDAFQLSEAVFVTFNTFHIDGSLQKDYYSSEELDTQGLSQQSWSFWRQVRPFCLQLIRGKHTPLEFKIVFRLSPANVEKLLAQAQLAINPSDIDGLFLNLHFCQGTLTCTTGSALRFFTLDKTLEHTWDGLVRKFLQKQDIAFC, via the coding sequence ATGAATAAGCTTTTTCTGGGAGATTCCTTCGATGCCTTTCAGTTATCGGAGGCCGTTTTTGTTACATTTAATACCTTCCATATTGATGGGAGCCTGCAGAAGGATTACTATTCTTCGGAGGAGCTGGATACACAGGGGCTGTCGCAGCAATCCTGGTCCTTCTGGCGCCAGGTGCGTCCCTTTTGCCTGCAGCTTATCCGTGGAAAACACACGCCTCTGGAATTTAAAATCGTTTTCCGCCTTTCCCCGGCAAATGTCGAAAAGCTGCTCGCCCAGGCGCAGCTCGCAATCAATCCGTCGGATATTGACGGACTTTTTCTGAACCTGCATTTTTGCCAGGGGACGCTGACCTGCACGACCGGCTCCGCATTGCGGTTCTTCACGCTGGATAAAACCCTGGAGCATACCTGGGACGGACTGGTCAGAAAATTCCTGCAAAAACAGGACATCGCTTTCTGTTAG